The Anas acuta chromosome 2, bAnaAcu1.1, whole genome shotgun sequence genome contains a region encoding:
- the USP14 gene encoding ubiquitin carboxyl-terminal hydrolase 14, with protein MPLFSVNVKWGKEKFDGVELNTDEPPMVFKAQLFALTGVQPARQKVMVKGGTLKDDDWGNLKIKNGMTLLMMGSADALPEEPIARPVFVEDMTEEQLASAMELPCGLTNLGNTCYMNATVQCIRSVPEVKEALKRYGGALRASGEMASAQYITAALRDLFDSMDKTSSSIPPIILLQFLHMAFPQFAEKGDQGQYLQQDANECWVQMMRVLQQKLEGIEGDTVMETDSGAAATTSKKKSLIDQFFSIEFETAMKCTEAEEEEVTKGKENQLQLSCFINQEVKYLFTGLKLRLQEEITKLSPTLQRNALYIKSSKISRLPAYLTIQMVRFFYKEKESVNAKVLKDVKFPLMLDVYELCTPDLQEKMVSYRSKFKDLEDKKVNQQPKNSSKSDGAQKEVKYEPFSFPDDIGSNNCGYYDLQAVLTHQGRSSSSGHYVSWVKRKQDEWIKFDDDKVSIVTPEDILRLSGGGDWHIAYVLLYGPRRIEVIEDEAEQ; from the exons atgccgCTCTTCTCAG TTAACGTGAAatggggaaaagagaaattcGATGGTGTGGAGCTTAACACTGATGAACCTCCAATGGTCTTCAAAGCCCAGTTGTTTGCACTGACTGGAGTTCAGCCAGCTAGACAGAAGGTGATGGTTAAAGGAGGAACTTTGAAG GATGATGACTGgggaaacttaaaaataaaaaat GGGATGACCTTACTAATGATGGGCTCTGCAGATGCACTCCCAGAAGAGCCCATTGCTCGACCCGTCTTTGTAGAAGACATGACAGAGGAGCAGTTGGCTTCAGCT ATGGAATTACCATGTGGATTGACAAACCTTGGCAACACTTGCTACATGAACGCTACAGTTCAGTGTATCCGCTCTGTGCCAGAAGTGAAAGAGGCCCTTAAAAG gtATGGTGGTGCCTTAAGAGCTTCAGGAGAAATGGCCTCTGCTCAGTACATTACTGCAG CTCTTAGGGACTTGTTTGATTCCATGGATAAAACTTCCTCCAGTATCCCGCCTATCattcttctgcagtttttacaTATGGCCTTCCCACAGTTTGCAGAGAAAGGGGATCAAGGACAGTACCTTCAGCAG GATGCCAATGAGTGCTGGGTGCAGATGATGAGGGTACTACAGCAGAAGCTGGAAGGCATAGAAGGTGATACAGTGATGGAG ACAGATTCTGGAGCTGCCGCAACAACTTCTAAAAAGAAGAGCTTAATTGATCAGTTCTTCAGCATTGAATTTGAAACAGC CATGAAATGTACGGAAGCTGAAGAAGAGGAAGTAACTAAGGGAAAGGAGAATCAGCTTCAGCTTAGCTGCTTTATCAATCAAGAAGTGAAATATCTGTTTACAGGATTAAAGTTG cgTCTTCAAGAGGAAATCACCAAACTCTCTCCGACTTTGCAGAGAAATGCACTCTATATCAAATCC tctaaaATTAGTCGCTTGCCAGCGTACCTGACTATTCAGATGGTTAGATTTttttacaaagagaaagaatCTGTGAATGCCAAAGTTCTTAAG GATGTTAAGTTTCCTCTTATGTTGGATGTGTATGAGCTGTGTACGCCAgatcttcaggaaaaaatggttTCTTATCGATCAAAATTCAAAGATCTAGAGGACAAAAAAGTAAATCAGCAGCCAAAGAAT tcTAGTAAAAGCGATGGTGCACAGAAAGAAGTTAAATATGAAcccttctcttttcctgatG aTATTGGGTCTAATAATTGTGGCTATTATGACCTGCAAGCAGTGCTAACACATCAAGGCAGATCAAGTTCCTCTGGGCATTATGTGTCTTGGGTTAAAAGGAaacaag atgAGTGGATTAAGTTTGATGATGACAAAGTCAGCATTGTTACACCTGAAGACATTTTGAGGTTATCTGGGGGTGGCGACTGGCATATAGCTTACGTTCTACTCTACGGGCCTCGCAGAATTGAAGTAATTGAAGATGAAGCTGAACAGTAG
- the THOC1 gene encoding THO complex subunit 1 isoform X2 has translation MSPPLFSLPEARLRFTSSTREALHNKTIKPLLNAFNQIPGSENEKKCTLDQAFRVIVEEEIINKAPCENLLAIISLAINGVTEGICTASTPFVLLGDVLDCLPLDQCDKIFTFVEKNVATWKSNTFYSAGKNYLLRMCNDLLRRLSKSQNTVFCGRIQLFLARLFPLSEKSGLNLQSQFNLENVTVFNTNEHESTLGQKHSEERDEGMEVEEGEMGDDEAPTSCSIPIDYNLYRKFWSLQDYFRNPVQCYEKVSWKTFLKYSEEVLAVFKSYKLDDTQASRKKLEELKTGGEHVYFAKFLTSEKLMDLQLSDSNFRRHILLQYLILFQYLKGQVKFKSSNYVLTDEQSLWIEDTTKAVYQLLSENPPDGERFSKMVEHILNTEENWNSWKNEGCPSFVKERPPDSKPMRPARKRPAPEDFLGKGPNKKILMGNEELTRLWNLCPDNMEACKSESREYMPTLEEFFEEAIEQADPENMVENKYKAVNNSNYGWRALRLLARRSPHFFQPTNQQFKSLPEYLENMVIKLAKELPPPSEEIKTGEDEDEEDNDALLKENNESPEVQRDKALTGDQMEILASRLGEHWRALAPYLEMKDSDIRQIESDSEDVRMRAKQLLVAWQDQEGAHATAENLISALSKAGLADLAESLSNDAEGSS, from the exons ATGTCGCCGCCGCTCTTCAGCCTGCCCGAGGCGCGGCTCCGCTTCACC TCTTCTACCAGAGAGGCCCTGCATAACAAAACTATCAAACCGCTGCTGAACGCATTTAACCAGATTCCTGGGAG tgaaaatgaaaagaagtgtACCTTGGATCAAGCTTTTAGAGTTATTGTAGAAGAAGAAATA ATAAATAAAGCTCCATGTGAAAATCTCCTGGCAATTATTTCTCTTGCTATTAATGGAGTCACAGAAG GTATCTGCACTGCATCAACCCCTTTTGTGCTTCTGGGAGATGTTCTGGATTGCTTGCCTTTGGATCAGTGTGACAAAATTTTCACTTTTGTGGAGAAGAATGTTGCTACATGGAAATCA AATACGTTTTATTCTGCAGGGAAAAATTACTTGCTACGAATGTGCAATG ATCTCCTAAGAAGACTATCAAAGTCACAAAACACAGTCTTCTGTGGAAGAATTCAGCTGTTCTTGGCTAGGTTATTTCCgctttctgaaaaatcag GACTCAACTTGCAGAGTCAGTTCAACCTGGAAAATGTCACTGTTTTCAATACCAATGAACATGAGAGCACGTTAGGACAGAAG cACTCGGAGGAGAGAGATGAAGGGATGGAGGTAGAAGAAGGTGAAATGGGAGATGATGAAGCCCCAACAAGCTG ttccatTCCAATAGATTATAACCTGTATAGAAAATTCTGGTCACTTCAAGATTACTTTAGAAATCCTGTGCAGTGCTATGAGAAGGTCTCATGGAAGACTTTTCTTAAG TACTCAGAAGAAGTTTTGGCAGTTTTCAAAAGTTACAAATTGGATGACACTCAGGCTTCCCGAAAAAAGCTGGAAGAACTAAAAACAGGTGGAGAACACGTGTATTTTGCAAAGTTCCTAACTAGTGAAAAG tTGATGGATTTACAGCTGAGTGACAGTAACTTTCGCCGTCACATCTTGTTGCAGTATCTAATACTCTTTCAGTATCTGAAGGGACAGGTCAAATTTAAAAG TTCAAACTATGTTCTAACAGATGAACAATCTCTTTGGATTGAAGATACTACAAAGGCAGTTTACCAG CTTCTTTCAGAAAATCCGCCAGATGGGGAAAGATTCTCAAAAATGGTAGAG CATAtattaaatacagaagaaaactggaaCTCATGGAAAAATGAGGGCTGCCCAAgctttgtgaaagaaag gcCTCCTGATTCTAAGCCAATGAGGCCTGCAAGAAAGAGGCCAGCTCCTGAGGACTTCCTAGGAAAAggaccaaacaaaaaaatccttatgGGGAA TGAGGAACTGACCCGCCTGTGGAACTTATGTCCCGATAACATGGAAGCTTGCAAATCTGAGAGTAG ggaATATATGCCAACGCTGGAGGAGTTTTTTGAAGAAGCTATTGAGCAGGCAGATCCTGAAAATATGGTTGAAAATAAGTACAA ggcTGTGAACAATTCTAACTATGGGTGGAGAGCATTACGACTACTAGCACGCAGAAGTCCCCACTTCTTCCAGCCAACGAACCAACAATTCAAGAGTTTACCAGAGTATCTAGAAAACATGGTAATCAAATTAGCCAAGGAACTGCCT CCtccttcagaagaaataaaaacaggcgaagatgaagatgaggaagatAATGATGctttattaaaggaaaacaatgaaa gtCCAGAAGTGCAACGGGACAAAGCTTTGACAGGCGACCAAATGGAGATCcttgccagcaggctgggggagcacTGGAGGGCCCTGGCCCCCTACCTGGAAATGAAGGATTCTGACATCCGGCAGATCGAGTCGGACAGCGAAGACGTGCGGATGAGGgccaagcagctgctggtggcctgGCAGGATCAGGAGGGCGCGCACGCCACAGCCGAGAACCTGATCAGTGCCCTGAGCAAAGCTGGGCTCGCTGACCTCGCGGAGAGCCTGAGCAACGATGCGGAGGGCAGCAGCTAA
- the THOC1 gene encoding THO complex subunit 1 isoform X1, translating into MSPPLFSLPEARLRFTSSTREALHNKTIKPLLNAFNQIPGSENEKKCTLDQAFRVIVEEEIINKAPCENLLAIISLAINGVTEGICTASTPFVLLGDVLDCLPLDQCDKIFTFVEKNVATWKSNTFYSAGKNYLLRMCNDLLRRLSKSQNTVFCGRIQLFLARLFPLSEKSGLNLQSQFNLENVTVFNTNEHESTLGQKHSEERDEGMEVEEGEMGDDEAPTSCSIPIDYNLYRKFWSLQDYFRNPVQCYEKVSWKTFLKYSEEVLAVFKSYKLDDTQASRKKLEELKTGGEHVYFAKFLTSEKLMDLQLSDSNFRRHILLQYLILFQYLKGQVKFKSSNYVLTDEQSLWIEDTTKAVYQLLSENPPDGERFSKMVEHILNTEENWNSWKNEGCPSFVKERSQPEFQLGPPDSKPMRPARKRPAPEDFLGKGPNKKILMGNEELTRLWNLCPDNMEACKSESREYMPTLEEFFEEAIEQADPENMVENKYKAVNNSNYGWRALRLLARRSPHFFQPTNQQFKSLPEYLENMVIKLAKELPPPSEEIKTGEDEDEEDNDALLKENNESPEVQRDKALTGDQMEILASRLGEHWRALAPYLEMKDSDIRQIESDSEDVRMRAKQLLVAWQDQEGAHATAENLISALSKAGLADLAESLSNDAEGSS; encoded by the exons ATGTCGCCGCCGCTCTTCAGCCTGCCCGAGGCGCGGCTCCGCTTCACC TCTTCTACCAGAGAGGCCCTGCATAACAAAACTATCAAACCGCTGCTGAACGCATTTAACCAGATTCCTGGGAG tgaaaatgaaaagaagtgtACCTTGGATCAAGCTTTTAGAGTTATTGTAGAAGAAGAAATA ATAAATAAAGCTCCATGTGAAAATCTCCTGGCAATTATTTCTCTTGCTATTAATGGAGTCACAGAAG GTATCTGCACTGCATCAACCCCTTTTGTGCTTCTGGGAGATGTTCTGGATTGCTTGCCTTTGGATCAGTGTGACAAAATTTTCACTTTTGTGGAGAAGAATGTTGCTACATGGAAATCA AATACGTTTTATTCTGCAGGGAAAAATTACTTGCTACGAATGTGCAATG ATCTCCTAAGAAGACTATCAAAGTCACAAAACACAGTCTTCTGTGGAAGAATTCAGCTGTTCTTGGCTAGGTTATTTCCgctttctgaaaaatcag GACTCAACTTGCAGAGTCAGTTCAACCTGGAAAATGTCACTGTTTTCAATACCAATGAACATGAGAGCACGTTAGGACAGAAG cACTCGGAGGAGAGAGATGAAGGGATGGAGGTAGAAGAAGGTGAAATGGGAGATGATGAAGCCCCAACAAGCTG ttccatTCCAATAGATTATAACCTGTATAGAAAATTCTGGTCACTTCAAGATTACTTTAGAAATCCTGTGCAGTGCTATGAGAAGGTCTCATGGAAGACTTTTCTTAAG TACTCAGAAGAAGTTTTGGCAGTTTTCAAAAGTTACAAATTGGATGACACTCAGGCTTCCCGAAAAAAGCTGGAAGAACTAAAAACAGGTGGAGAACACGTGTATTTTGCAAAGTTCCTAACTAGTGAAAAG tTGATGGATTTACAGCTGAGTGACAGTAACTTTCGCCGTCACATCTTGTTGCAGTATCTAATACTCTTTCAGTATCTGAAGGGACAGGTCAAATTTAAAAG TTCAAACTATGTTCTAACAGATGAACAATCTCTTTGGATTGAAGATACTACAAAGGCAGTTTACCAG CTTCTTTCAGAAAATCCGCCAGATGGGGAAAGATTCTCAAAAATGGTAGAG CATAtattaaatacagaagaaaactggaaCTCATGGAAAAATGAGGGCTGCCCAAgctttgtgaaagaaag ATCTCAGCCAGAGTTTCAGCTTGG gcCTCCTGATTCTAAGCCAATGAGGCCTGCAAGAAAGAGGCCAGCTCCTGAGGACTTCCTAGGAAAAggaccaaacaaaaaaatccttatgGGGAA TGAGGAACTGACCCGCCTGTGGAACTTATGTCCCGATAACATGGAAGCTTGCAAATCTGAGAGTAG ggaATATATGCCAACGCTGGAGGAGTTTTTTGAAGAAGCTATTGAGCAGGCAGATCCTGAAAATATGGTTGAAAATAAGTACAA ggcTGTGAACAATTCTAACTATGGGTGGAGAGCATTACGACTACTAGCACGCAGAAGTCCCCACTTCTTCCAGCCAACGAACCAACAATTCAAGAGTTTACCAGAGTATCTAGAAAACATGGTAATCAAATTAGCCAAGGAACTGCCT CCtccttcagaagaaataaaaacaggcgaagatgaagatgaggaagatAATGATGctttattaaaggaaaacaatgaaa gtCCAGAAGTGCAACGGGACAAAGCTTTGACAGGCGACCAAATGGAGATCcttgccagcaggctgggggagcacTGGAGGGCCCTGGCCCCCTACCTGGAAATGAAGGATTCTGACATCCGGCAGATCGAGTCGGACAGCGAAGACGTGCGGATGAGGgccaagcagctgctggtggcctgGCAGGATCAGGAGGGCGCGCACGCCACAGCCGAGAACCTGATCAGTGCCCTGAGCAAAGCTGGGCTCGCTGACCTCGCGGAGAGCCTGAGCAACGATGCGGAGGGCAGCAGCTAA